The Polaribacter tangerinus genome has a segment encoding these proteins:
- a CDS encoding DMT family transporter has protein sequence MGNLHFKNLSLLLLATLFISTSGVLGKYINMPAEVIIWFRGFFGALFIYGFCKIKGTSLKISSKKDFYSFIVSGFFLGLHWVTYFYALKLSNVALGMLSMYTFPVMTAFLEPFFSKQKLSGMHILLGILVLVGVAILVPEISLENEEAKGILLGVFSALCYALRNLTTKKHVQKYNGSTLMLYQLIIVTLLLIPVLLVDENLANFSNQFPLLILIALLTTAIGHTMMVNSLQHFTVATASIISSVQPIFGIIIAFIFVNEVPTTNTYIGGTLILATVIIESIRSKK, from the coding sequence ATGGGAAATTTACACTTCAAAAATTTATCTCTATTACTATTAGCAACGCTTTTTATTAGTACTTCTGGGGTTTTGGGCAAATACATAAACATGCCTGCAGAGGTAATTATATGGTTTCGTGGTTTTTTTGGAGCTCTTTTTATTTATGGTTTTTGTAAAATTAAAGGTACTAGTTTAAAGATTTCGTCTAAAAAAGATTTCTACTCTTTTATTGTAAGTGGTTTTTTCTTAGGCCTGCACTGGGTAACTTACTTTTATGCCTTAAAACTGTCTAACGTAGCACTTGGTATGTTGTCTATGTATACTTTTCCGGTGATGACTGCCTTCCTAGAGCCCTTTTTTTCTAAACAAAAACTAAGTGGTATGCATATTTTACTTGGTATTTTGGTACTTGTCGGTGTTGCTATTTTAGTGCCTGAAATATCATTAGAAAATGAAGAAGCTAAAGGGATATTATTGGGTGTTTTTTCTGCTCTTTGTTACGCTTTGAGAAACTTAACCACAAAAAAGCATGTGCAAAAATATAACGGGAGTACATTAATGCTGTATCAACTTATTATAGTTACACTTTTATTGATTCCGGTTTTATTGGTAGATGAAAATTTAGCAAATTTTAGTAATCAGTTTCCTTTACTAATTTTAATTGCTTTATTAACCACTGCAATTGGTCATACCATGATGGTAAATTCTCTGCAACATTTTACTGTAGCAACTGCTAGTATTATAAGCAGTGTACAACCTATATTCGGTATTATTATTGCCTTTATTTTTGTTAATGAAGTGCCAACTACAAATACCTACATTGGTGGAACTTTAATTTTAGCAACCGTAATAATAGAAAGTATTAGAAGTAAGAAATAA
- the dprA gene encoding DNA-processing protein DprA has protein sequence MEEEKLLAILRLQKSKAIGDILAKKLIVNVGDVAQIFKEKQTTLSKINGIGNHILRHLFDKENITLAQKELQYIKDNNISYSYFLDNEYPTNLQHCIDSPILFFKDGKIDFSNSKIISIVGTRNMSSYGRDFCEKLIADLSIYSPIIVSGFAYGVDICAHKAAIKNKLQTVAVLAHGFNEIYPKAHKKYMPHVLENGGFITEFWHREAPLRENFLKRNRIVAGISSATVVIESASKGGSLVTADIANSYDKDVFAVPGRTTDIYSKGCNNLIKNNKAFLLNSADEIVKMLNWDTPKKLKIIQKELFLILSEKEQKVYDLLHQKGAQLLDMISLECNIPIYQLASLMLQMELKGITKPLPGKMFELA, from the coding sequence TTGGAAGAAGAAAAATTATTGGCAATCTTACGTTTGCAAAAAAGTAAGGCTATTGGAGATATTCTAGCAAAGAAACTCATTGTAAATGTAGGAGATGTGGCGCAAATATTTAAAGAAAAGCAAACTACATTATCTAAAATAAACGGAATTGGCAACCACATACTTAGGCATCTTTTTGATAAGGAAAACATTACATTAGCTCAAAAAGAACTTCAATATATAAAAGATAATAACATTTCTTATTCTTATTTTTTAGATAATGAGTATCCAACCAATTTACAACACTGTATTGATAGTCCAATATTATTTTTTAAAGACGGAAAAATAGATTTTTCTAATTCTAAAATTATTTCTATTGTTGGTACAAGAAATATGAGTTCTTATGGTAGAGATTTTTGCGAAAAACTTATTGCAGATTTATCAATTTACAGTCCGATTATTGTTAGTGGATTTGCATACGGAGTGGATATTTGTGCACATAAGGCAGCCATAAAAAATAAGCTACAAACTGTGGCTGTATTGGCACATGGTTTTAACGAAATATACCCAAAAGCTCATAAAAAATATATGCCACATGTATTAGAAAATGGGGGTTTTATTACAGAATTTTGGCATCGTGAAGCACCATTAAGAGAAAATTTTTTAAAGCGTAACAGGATTGTAGCTGGTATTTCAAGTGCTACAGTGGTTATAGAATCTGCTAGCAAAGGAGGTTCTTTAGTAACTGCAGATATTGCTAATTCTTACGATAAAGATGTATTTGCAGTGCCAGGAAGAACTACAGATATTTATAGCAAAGGATGTAATAATTTAATTAAAAACAACAAAGCCTTCTTATTAAATTCGGCAGATGAAATAGTAAAAATGCTTAATTGGGATACCCCAAAAAAACTAAAAATAATTCAGAAAGAATTGTTTTTAATTTTAAGTGAAAAGGAGCAGAAAGTGTATGATTTATTACATCAAAAAGGAGCACAATTGTTAGATATGATTTCTTTGGAGTGTAACATTCCAATATATCAATTGGCATCTTTAATGTTACAAATGGAATTAAAAGGAATTACAAAACCTTTGCCAGGAAAGATGTTTGAACTCGCATAA
- a CDS encoding SPOR domain-containing protein produces the protein MILERYINDLLYRYECVIVPDFGGFVTNKIGARLQKDTHTFYAPSKQITFNSHLKHNDGLLANYIAASENISFEKAATAISLSVIQWQNQLQSSQVALENLGILSLNSAKKIIFEPNESTNFLTSSFGLSNVTSPVINNYKQVVKPLETSTSKKKVPAFIKYAATAAILLTLGVAAYSNYKVNEQKVTIAQQEIALQKKIETATFVIPNPLPTLELNVVKKTAKPFHLVAGSFQFRKNAEKKVAQLKQKGFNAFIIGLNKWGLTQVAFTSYANKNDAINHLHKIKRTISKEAWLLVKE, from the coding sequence ATGATTTTAGAGCGCTACATTAACGATTTATTATATAGGTACGAATGTGTAATTGTTCCTGATTTTGGGGGTTTTGTAACCAACAAAATTGGTGCGAGGTTGCAAAAAGATACTCATACTTTTTATGCTCCTTCTAAACAAATAACATTTAATAGTCATCTAAAACATAACGACGGTTTGTTGGCAAATTATATTGCTGCTTCAGAAAATATCTCATTCGAAAAAGCAGCTACTGCAATTTCTTTAAGTGTCATACAATGGCAAAATCAATTGCAATCGTCTCAAGTTGCTTTAGAAAATCTTGGTATCCTTTCTTTAAATTCAGCTAAAAAAATAATTTTTGAACCGAATGAAAGTACCAACTTTTTAACATCATCTTTTGGTCTTTCTAATGTTACATCACCTGTAATTAACAACTATAAACAAGTAGTAAAACCTTTAGAAACAAGTACTTCTAAGAAAAAAGTTCCTGCCTTTATTAAATATGCAGCTACGGCAGCAATTTTACTAACTTTAGGAGTAGCAGCTTACAGCAACTACAAAGTAAATGAGCAAAAAGTAACCATTGCTCAACAAGAAATTGCACTCCAAAAAAAGATTGAAACAGCTACTTTTGTAATTCCAAATCCACTACCTACATTAGAACTAAATGTAGTTAAAAAAACAGCTAAACCTTTTCATTTGGTAGCAGGCTCTTTTCAATTTAGAAAAAATGCAGAAAAAAAAGTAGCTCAATTAAAACAAAAAGGTTTTAATGCCTTTATTATTGGACTTAATAAATGGGGTTTAACCCAAGTTGCTTTTACTAGTTATGCAAATAAAAACGATGCTATAAACCATCTTCATAAAATAAAAAGAACCATTAGCAAAGAGGCTTGGCTCTTAGTAAAAGAGTAA
- a CDS encoding acyl-CoA thioesterase: MNAKTPKESLTILTDLVLPGETNYLDNLFGGELLARMDRACSIAARRHSRRIVVTASVNHVAFNKSVPVGSVVTVEAKVSRAFKSSMEVYVDVWIEDRQSRHRTKVNEGIYTFVAVDETGKPVQIPQLLPETELEIERFEGALRRKQLSLVLAGKMKPNEATELKALFN; this comes from the coding sequence ATGAATGCTAAAACTCCCAAAGAATCATTAACAATATTAACAGACCTAGTTTTACCGGGTGAAACCAACTATTTAGATAACCTTTTTGGTGGAGAATTACTAGCTAGAATGGACAGAGCTTGTAGTATTGCCGCCAGAAGACACTCAAGAAGAATTGTAGTAACGGCCTCTGTAAATCATGTGGCGTTTAATAAATCTGTACCTGTTGGAAGCGTAGTAACGGTAGAAGCCAAAGTTTCTAGAGCTTTTAAATCGTCTATGGAAGTGTATGTAGATGTATGGATAGAAGACAGACAATCTAGACACAGAACAAAAGTAAACGAAGGTATTTATACTTTTGTTGCTGTAGATGAAACAGGAAAACCAGTTCAAATTCCGCAATTGTTACCAGAAACAGAATTGGAAATAGAACGTTTTGAAGGAGCCTTAAGAAGAAAGCAACTAAGCCTTGTTTTAGCAGGAAAAATGAAACCTAATGAGGCTACAGAACTAAAAGCATTGTTTAACTAA
- a CDS encoding mechanosensitive ion channel domain-containing protein, translating into MTDLFGIKIIWSLGFILFAILIRIIIINSLKKIQTKFGFQKSRILVTNKIITILIYSTIIVLIAFLWGVDQKQLLVYISSFLTVLGIAFFAQWSILSNITAGLILFINYPVKIGDTITVLEKDNNVTGQIKDIGAFFITLKTPEKELITMPNSVILQKNIKYFPQPD; encoded by the coding sequence ATGACAGATTTATTTGGAATAAAAATAATATGGTCTTTAGGATTTATATTATTTGCCATATTAATACGAATTATTATCATTAACTCATTAAAGAAAATTCAAACAAAATTTGGTTTTCAAAAATCGAGAATATTAGTAACCAATAAAATAATTACAATTTTAATTTACTCTACCATTATTGTGCTAATAGCCTTTCTTTGGGGAGTAGACCAAAAACAACTATTGGTATATATTTCTTCTTTTTTAACAGTATTAGGAATTGCTTTTTTTGCGCAATGGTCTATACTTTCGAATATTACAGCGGGTTTAATATTATTTATAAATTATCCTGTAAAAATTGGCGATACTATTACAGTGTTAGAAAAAGACAACAATGTTACAGGTCAAATAAAAGATATTGGAGCTTTTTTTATTACACTAAAAACTCCCGAAAAAGAATTAATAACCATGCCTAATTCGGTAATTCTACAAAAGAATATTAAATATTTTCCGCAACCAGATTAG
- a CDS encoding murein hydrolase activator EnvC family protein encodes MLYFFCSLTTFSQTKKELEAQRKKLKAEIRQVNSLLFKEQKKEKNVLEDLSDIQQKIAVRQELINTINLEAALLSKTIDKNTRKIAVLEKELEALKADYAAMIFKSYKSRSKQSRLMFLLSSQSFYQAYKRVSYLEQYTSFRKKQGEEIGKQALVVQQLIDSLTYKKQSKDSLIVSEKDQKKQIELDKKRQELLLAKIKKKESAYKRNLQKKIAEEKRVAQKLDKIIKAAIEKANRLAAKKLKSTPKTSKRNEFILSPEAKELAANFELNRGKLPWPVKEGVVVRRFGKQRHPTFPGIEINGTGLHIVTNQNNNALAIFNGTVLNVLVSAEGRRNVLIQHGNYISSYNNLDKLYVRKGDVVKTGQNIGHIFTDKVSGKTTLIFVLYKNTTKLNPAVWLLKR; translated from the coding sequence ATGCTATACTTTTTTTGTAGTTTAACTACGTTTAGTCAAACTAAAAAAGAGTTAGAAGCACAGCGAAAAAAGCTAAAGGCAGAAATAAGGCAGGTAAACTCTTTGCTTTTTAAAGAACAAAAAAAAGAGAAAAATGTTTTAGAAGATTTAAGCGATATTCAGCAGAAAATAGCGGTTAGACAAGAGCTTATAAATACCATAAATTTAGAGGCTGCTTTATTGTCTAAAACAATTGATAAAAACACCCGAAAGATTGCAGTTTTAGAAAAAGAGCTCGAGGCTTTAAAGGCAGATTATGCAGCTATGATTTTTAAATCGTACAAAAGCCGTTCTAAACAAAGTAGGTTAATGTTTTTATTGTCTTCACAAAGTTTTTATCAAGCTTATAAAAGGGTTTCTTACTTAGAACAATATACATCATTTAGAAAAAAACAAGGAGAAGAAATTGGAAAACAAGCACTAGTAGTGCAGCAACTTATAGATTCTCTCACCTATAAAAAACAATCAAAAGATAGTTTAATTGTTTCTGAGAAAGATCAAAAAAAACAAATAGAGTTAGATAAGAAGCGTCAAGAATTGCTACTAGCAAAAATTAAAAAGAAAGAAAGTGCTTACAAAAGAAATCTTCAAAAGAAAATTGCAGAAGAGAAAAGAGTGGCACAAAAGTTAGATAAAATTATTAAGGCAGCCATTGAAAAGGCAAATAGATTGGCTGCAAAAAAATTAAAATCTACACCTAAAACAAGCAAGAGAAACGAATTTATACTGAGTCCGGAAGCAAAAGAATTAGCGGCAAATTTTGAACTTAATAGAGGTAAGTTGCCATGGCCCGTAAAAGAGGGTGTGGTGGTTAGAAGGTTTGGTAAACAGCGCCATCCAACTTTTCCTGGTATCGAAATAAACGGAACGGGTTTACATATCGTAACCAATCAAAATAACAATGCTTTGGCTATTTTTAATGGTACAGTTTTAAATGTTTTGGTTTCTGCAGAAGGAAGAAGAAATGTATTAATACAACATGGTAACTATATTTCTTCCTACAATAATTTAGATAAATTATATGTTAGAAAGGGCGATGTTGTAAAAACTGGTCAAAATATAGGTCATATTTTTACAGATAAGGTTTCCGGAAAAACGACTTTAATTTTTGTACTTTACAAAAATACCACAAAATTAAACCCAGCTGTTTGGCTTTTAAAAAGATAA
- a CDS encoding DUF4292 domain-containing protein → MKNIIYLFFLVLVFAACKSKSIAIDKSAIATKMSARRVVKKHIAANFSKETLDAKYSVNYEGENIKQRISVNIKIEIDKVIWLKGTKFINVFKAKITPNKVLFYSPLDRTYFDGDFSLLEEILGTPINFDQLQNLFLGQAILDLKKEKQEVSIENNVYVLSPKTQNILFDTFFKVQPSHFKLLGQSIVNIEKKQRLDISYSDYFTQKKEIFPSKMVILAKDNTKQTTIDFNLKSVIFNSDLNTSFKIPSGYKRIKL, encoded by the coding sequence ATGAAAAATATAATATATCTGTTTTTTTTAGTCTTAGTATTTGCTGCTTGTAAGTCTAAAAGTATTGCTATAGATAAAAGTGCTATTGCCACTAAAATGTCTGCAAGGCGTGTAGTTAAAAAACACATTGCTGCAAATTTTTCTAAAGAAACATTAGATGCAAAATATTCGGTAAACTACGAGGGAGAAAATATAAAACAACGTATATCTGTAAATATAAAAATAGAAATAGATAAAGTAATTTGGTTAAAGGGAACTAAGTTTATTAATGTTTTTAAAGCCAAAATAACACCAAATAAAGTGCTTTTTTATTCACCGTTAGATAGAACTTACTTCGATGGAGATTTTTCTTTATTAGAAGAAATATTAGGAACTCCTATTAATTTCGATCAGTTACAAAACCTGTTTTTAGGTCAGGCTATTTTAGACTTGAAAAAAGAAAAACAAGAAGTTAGTATAGAAAATAATGTGTATGTACTATCTCCTAAAACACAAAATATATTATTCGATACTTTCTTTAAAGTACAACCTTCTCATTTTAAATTATTGGGCCAGTCTATTGTTAATATTGAAAAAAAACAACGGTTAGATATTTCTTATTCGGATTATTTTACACAAAAAAAGGAGATTTTTCCTTCTAAAATGGTAATTTTAGCAAAAGATAATACTAAGCAAACAACTATAGATTTTAATTTAAAATCTGTTATTTTTAATAGTGATTTAAATACATCATTTAAAATTCCTAGCGGATATAAACGTATAAAATTATAG
- a CDS encoding tetratricopeptide repeat protein, with protein sequence MLISNNFSAQDSIPLAADFTEDKELAFQEYFFEALSQKAIGKYQQAIENLESCHQIIPNDVAVFFEFSKNYYQLNNTILAREYLQRALQKDSDNIWMLKHLVAIFVKERNFTEAIKAQKKVVEIDTKERVNLIRLFIQNNDTKNAISLMDVLEKEQVLPSNYKRYKASLKNRTKSETPVNTQNNTDLESLKKQFTATKSYSLLKTILENPSNTLEQLLLYSSEGMILFPAQPFVYLSHAKALHANKQYTKAIETLNNGLDFVIETTVEITFYKELMINHKKMGNKKEVEKLKLKLQKLKK encoded by the coding sequence ATGTTGATTTCCAATAATTTTAGCGCACAAGACAGTATTCCGTTAGCTGCCGATTTTACAGAGGATAAAGAGCTAGCGTTTCAAGAGTATTTTTTTGAAGCACTATCTCAAAAAGCTATTGGTAAGTATCAGCAAGCCATAGAAAACCTAGAAAGTTGTCATCAAATAATACCAAATGATGTAGCTGTTTTTTTTGAGTTTTCTAAAAATTATTATCAGCTTAATAATACAATTTTAGCAAGAGAATATTTACAGAGAGCCTTACAAAAAGACTCCGATAATATATGGATGCTTAAACATTTAGTAGCAATTTTTGTAAAAGAACGCAATTTTACCGAAGCCATTAAAGCTCAAAAAAAAGTGGTAGAAATCGACACGAAAGAACGTGTTAATTTAATTCGATTATTTATACAAAATAACGATACCAAAAATGCTATTTCTTTAATGGATGTTTTAGAGAAAGAACAAGTCTTACCCTCTAATTATAAGCGTTATAAAGCTTCGTTAAAAAATCGAACTAAATCGGAAACACCTGTGAATACTCAAAATAATACCGATTTAGAAAGTTTAAAAAAACAGTTTACAGCAACAAAATCATATTCATTATTAAAAACTATTTTAGAGAACCCTTCAAATACCCTAGAGCAATTATTGCTGTATAGTTCGGAGGGAATGATACTTTTTCCTGCGCAACCTTTTGTATATTTATCTCATGCAAAAGCCCTACATGCTAACAAACAGTACACAAAAGCTATAGAAACATTAAATAATGGTTTGGATTTTGTAATAGAAACAACTGTAGAAATTACTTTTTACAAGGAATTGATGATTAATCATAAAAAAATGGGAAATAAAAAAGAGGTAGAAAAACTGAAATTAAAACTACAGAAACTAAAGAAATAG
- a CDS encoding sugar nucleotidyltransferase — translation MKIIVPMAGIGSRLRPHTLTVPKPLTVIAGKPIVQRLVEDIASVIDQSINEIAFIIGPAKKGFPANTEATLLQIAKELGAKGSVYVQEEALGTAHALFCAKESLSGPCVVAYADTLFKADFKLDANADGAIWVKQVADPSAFGVVKLEEGFITDFIEKPTKFVSDLAIIGIYYFKDGDRVREEIQYLIDNDLRENNEYQLTNVLETLKSDGAKFIPGTVNIWMDCGKKDPTVDTNKQVLQFEHQAGNNLVSEEVILENSEIIQPCYIGKNVVLKNTKIGPFVSIGENSVVENSTITNSLIQTNVTITNANLDNAMIGNHAVFNGKFTSVSIGDYTELS, via the coding sequence ATGAAAATAATTGTTCCAATGGCGGGAATAGGTTCTCGTTTAAGACCACATACTTTAACCGTTCCAAAACCATTAACAGTAATTGCTGGTAAACCAATTGTGCAAAGACTTGTAGAAGATATTGCTAGCGTAATTGACCAAAGCATAAACGAAATTGCTTTTATTATCGGTCCTGCAAAAAAAGGTTTTCCTGCCAATACCGAGGCAACTTTATTACAAATTGCCAAAGAATTGGGGGCAAAAGGTTCTGTATACGTTCAAGAAGAGGCCTTAGGAACAGCACATGCATTATTTTGTGCAAAAGAATCTTTAAGTGGCCCTTGTGTTGTGGCTTATGCGGATACTTTGTTTAAAGCAGATTTTAAACTAGATGCCAATGCCGATGGGGCAATTTGGGTAAAGCAAGTTGCAGATCCTAGTGCTTTTGGTGTAGTAAAGTTAGAAGAAGGTTTTATAACAGACTTTATAGAAAAACCAACCAAATTTGTATCTGATTTAGCAATTATTGGAATTTATTACTTTAAAGATGGAGATAGAGTAAGAGAAGAAATTCAATATTTAATTGATAATGATTTACGAGAAAATAATGAGTATCAACTTACAAATGTGTTGGAAACGTTAAAAAGTGATGGAGCAAAATTTATACCTGGTACGGTAAATATTTGGATGGATTGTGGTAAAAAAGACCCGACCGTAGACACCAATAAGCAAGTTTTACAATTTGAGCACCAAGCCGGAAATAATTTAGTTTCTGAAGAAGTAATTTTAGAAAATTCAGAAATTATTCAGCCTTGTTATATCGGAAAAAATGTGGTGCTTAAAAACACTAAAATAGGTCCTTTTGTTTCTATTGGAGAGAATAGTGTTGTAGAAAACAGTACCATTACCAACTCACTTATTCAAACAAATGTTACCATTACAAATGCCAATTTAGACAATGCAATGATTGGTAACCATGCTGTTTTTAATGGTAAATTTACCTCTGTAAGTATTGGAGATTATACAGAGCTTAGTTAA
- a CDS encoding ABC-F family ATP-binding cassette domain-containing protein: MNYLSVENISKAYGDRVLFEDISFGINKDQKVAFVAKNGSGKTSILNIIANLDVPDTGQVVSRKGISIAYLAQKDDINPALTIEETIFATDNKILSIVNKYEKALKNLDDTEAYQAAFDLMDQHNAWDFETQYRQILSKLKLDDLSLKVGALSGGQRKRLSLAIVLINKPDLLILDEPTNHLDLEMIEWLEAFFAKEKITLFMVTHDRYFLERVCNEILELDEGKIYKYKGNYSYYLQNKEERLALEATNLGKAKSLFKKELDWMRRQPKARTTKSKSRTDDFYKIKEQAHQRRKDHQIQLEINMERLGSKILELHKVTKSFGDKKILENFDYVFKRGERIGIIGKNGTGKSSFLNIITEKSPLDSGKVILGETVKFGYYTQAGINIKEGQKVIEVIKEFGEFIPLTKGRKISASQLLERFLFDKKKQYDFVEKLSGGEQKRLYLCAVLIQNPNFLILDEPTNDLDVVTLNVLENFLLDYPGNLLVVSHDRYFMDKIVDALFVFRGNGVVENFPGNYSDFRTYDSSNDKEEEIAEKSASKKVEKPLKKTSKKTLSFDEKREFGALEVEIERLQKRKAAIETDFLNVAIAPEDIPKKSKELQEINTQLEVKEERWLTLSMKLEDS, encoded by the coding sequence GTGAACTATTTATCAGTAGAAAATATCTCTAAGGCTTACGGAGATAGAGTATTGTTTGAAGACATTTCTTTTGGAATTAATAAAGACCAAAAAGTGGCTTTTGTTGCAAAAAATGGAAGTGGAAAAACTTCCATTTTAAATATTATTGCCAATTTAGATGTTCCAGACACTGGCCAAGTAGTTAGCAGAAAGGGTATTTCTATTGCTTATTTAGCTCAAAAAGACGACATTAATCCAGCATTAACCATAGAAGAAACCATTTTTGCTACTGATAATAAAATACTTTCTATTGTAAACAAATACGAAAAAGCATTAAAAAATCTTGATGATACAGAAGCGTACCAAGCCGCTTTCGATTTAATGGATCAGCACAATGCATGGGATTTTGAAACACAATACAGGCAAATATTATCGAAATTGAAACTCGACGATTTAAGCTTAAAAGTTGGAGCGCTTTCTGGCGGACAACGAAAGCGACTTTCTCTAGCCATTGTTCTTATTAATAAACCTGATTTATTAATTTTAGATGAGCCAACAAATCATTTAGATTTAGAAATGATAGAATGGCTTGAAGCATTTTTTGCCAAAGAAAAAATTACTCTTTTTATGGTTACTCACGACCGCTATTTTTTAGAACGTGTATGTAATGAAATCTTAGAGTTAGACGAAGGAAAAATATATAAATACAAAGGAAACTATTCTTACTATCTTCAAAATAAAGAGGAAAGGCTCGCTTTAGAAGCTACCAATTTAGGAAAAGCAAAAAGCTTGTTTAAAAAAGAACTCGATTGGATGCGAAGACAGCCAAAAGCAAGAACTACAAAATCTAAGTCTAGAACAGACGATTTTTACAAAATAAAAGAGCAAGCGCACCAACGAAGAAAAGACCATCAAATTCAGTTAGAAATAAATATGGAACGTTTAGGAAGTAAAATTCTTGAGCTACATAAAGTTACAAAATCATTTGGTGATAAAAAGATTTTAGAAAATTTCGATTATGTTTTTAAACGTGGTGAGCGTATTGGTATTATTGGTAAAAACGGTACAGGAAAATCTTCCTTTTTAAATATTATAACAGAGAAATCTCCTTTAGATAGTGGAAAAGTTATCTTGGGTGAAACCGTAAAATTTGGCTATTACACACAAGCTGGTATTAACATTAAAGAAGGACAAAAAGTTATTGAAGTAATAAAAGAATTCGGAGAGTTTATACCACTTACAAAAGGTAGAAAAATTTCTGCATCACAATTATTAGAACGTTTTTTATTTGATAAAAAGAAGCAATATGATTTTGTTGAAAAACTTTCTGGAGGCGAGCAAAAAAGACTCTATTTGTGTGCTGTTTTAATTCAGAATCCAAATTTTTTAATTTTAGATGAGCCTACAAATGATTTAGATGTAGTTACTCTAAACGTGCTAGAAAATTTCTTATTAGATTACCCTGGCAATCTTTTGGTGGTTTCGCACGATAGGTATTTTATGGATAAAATTGTAGATGCTTTGTTTGTTTTTAGAGGTAATGGAGTGGTGGAAAATTTTCCTGGAAACTACTCAGACTTTAGAACATATGATAGCTCAAACGACAAAGAAGAAGAAATAGCAGAAAAATCTGCTTCAAAAAAAGTAGAAAAACCGTTAAAGAAAACGTCTAAAAAAACCCTATCTTTTGATGAAAAAAGAGAGTTTGGTGCTTTAGAAGTAGAGATTGAACGTTTACAAAAAAGAAAAGCAGCTATAGAAACCGACTTTTTAAATGTAGCTATTGCCCCAGAAGATATTCCAAAAAAATCGAAAGAACTACAAGAAATCAATACTCAACTAGAAGTTAAGGAAGAAAGATGGTTAACACTTTCTATGAAATTGGAAGACTCATAA